A stretch of Kyrpidia spormannii DNA encodes these proteins:
- a CDS encoding COX15/CtaA family protein, protein MGYRLPLVTAVTIYISMVMGALVVGLNAGFVCPDWPLCNGQLIPPLDGLVLVEYTHRLVAAAVSLLVLAVAVVGFRNRKRLDRLSKWLLGITVASIMVQVIAGALIVVLVLPGAFTTIDVGNSMILFATMVALTVHLRRSAGSGTAVAPREMDAKDRGLMRAAWITAIAAFGEVLLGGYFRHSGAGEALFGKGTYLASHQQFIIPSKIFSTTVFALHILFAFVVVVLAVWLLTEAVRSARGVKTVVLYLSLLVAEMVAGAVAYLLELNVASVTVHWSGAALVVGLGSYLVTGLWHDLHGQQINPGHETVVSQGSSDSLTAGGRM, encoded by the coding sequence GTGGGGTACCGACTGCCGTTGGTTACAGCAGTGACAATATACATTTCGATGGTCATGGGTGCTTTGGTGGTGGGCCTGAATGCGGGCTTTGTCTGCCCGGACTGGCCCCTCTGTAATGGACAGTTGATCCCGCCGCTCGATGGCCTCGTTCTGGTCGAATACACCCATCGCTTGGTTGCGGCCGCAGTCTCACTCCTGGTGTTGGCGGTAGCTGTAGTCGGTTTTCGCAATCGGAAGCGGTTGGACCGTTTGTCGAAGTGGCTGCTTGGGATCACCGTCGCCAGTATCATGGTTCAGGTGATCGCAGGGGCGTTGATTGTGGTCTTGGTCTTGCCCGGCGCGTTCACCACCATCGACGTAGGAAACAGCATGATTCTGTTTGCGACGATGGTGGCTTTGACGGTACACTTGAGGCGGTCCGCTGGATCTGGAACCGCCGTCGCCCCCCGGGAGATGGACGCGAAAGACCGGGGCTTGATGCGGGCGGCCTGGATCACCGCCATTGCGGCCTTTGGGGAGGTACTGTTGGGCGGGTATTTTCGCCATTCCGGGGCCGGGGAAGCCTTGTTCGGCAAGGGGACTTACCTTGCGAGTCATCAGCAGTTCATTATTCCGTCGAAGATTTTCTCCACAACGGTGTTTGCCCTACACATCCTTTTTGCCTTCGTCGTGGTGGTGTTAGCCGTTTGGCTGTTGACCGAGGCGGTGCGAAGCGCCCGGGGTGTCAAGACCGTCGTGCTCTACCTCAGCCTGTTGGTGGCTGAGATGGTGGCGGGGGCGGTGGCGTACCTGTTGGAACTCAATGTGGCCTCGGTGACCGTGCATTGGTCGGGGGCGGCGCTGGTGGTCGGGCTCGGGTCGTATCTGGTGACCGGCTTGTGGCACGATCTGCACGGTCAACAGATCAATCCTGGGCACGAAACAGTGGTGTCCCAGGGGTCTTCCGACAGCCTGACGGCCGGGGGCCGGATGTGA
- the cyoE gene encoding heme o synthase — MERPAAYDSPTPAQIESDSAAEPQEVSRSWKDYVSITKVGINVANLWTTFAGLWLAGHGRLEGYTTVVTLAGTALVVGGGAALNNWIDRDIDRVMPRTAKRPLANGRIPAVQGLLLGSAISLAGLVLLAVGINGLTALTAFVGWFTYVIVYTLWLKRTTTLNTVVGGIAGAVPPLIGWAAVRGTLDPSAWILFLIIFLWQPPHFFALAMKRVEDYRAAGIPMLPVVRGFEPTRRQMLGYTAVLWPVSLLLFWTGAAGWLYVISAAILGGIYIGMSLWGFRTSDPMKWANGMFRYSLIYLMAICAAAIVGVE; from the coding sequence ATGGAAAGGCCCGCGGCCTATGATTCTCCGACCCCCGCTCAGATAGAATCCGATTCTGCAGCGGAGCCGCAAGAGGTCAGCCGTTCCTGGAAAGATTATGTGTCGATCACGAAGGTAGGAATCAATGTCGCCAACTTGTGGACGACGTTCGCGGGGTTGTGGCTGGCGGGCCACGGGCGCCTCGAAGGGTACACCACAGTGGTGACCTTGGCGGGTACGGCCCTCGTGGTGGGGGGCGGGGCCGCGCTCAACAATTGGATTGATCGGGATATTGATCGGGTCATGCCTCGCACGGCCAAGCGGCCACTGGCCAACGGCCGGATTCCAGCTGTTCAGGGGCTATTGCTCGGTTCGGCGATTTCTCTGGCAGGGCTGGTGCTGCTCGCTGTGGGCATCAATGGTCTGACGGCGCTCACGGCTTTTGTCGGCTGGTTTACTTATGTCATCGTCTATACATTATGGTTGAAGCGAACCACCACCCTGAACACCGTGGTCGGGGGGATCGCCGGTGCTGTACCTCCTCTCATTGGCTGGGCAGCGGTGCGGGGCACGTTGGACCCATCGGCGTGGATTCTTTTTTTGATCATCTTTCTCTGGCAACCGCCCCATTTCTTTGCCCTGGCCATGAAAAGGGTGGAAGATTACCGAGCGGCCGGAATCCCCATGCTGCCGGTGGTACGGGGGTTCGAACCGACGCGGCGCCAGATGCTCGGTTACACGGCCGTGCTGTGGCCCGTCTCGCTGTTGCTCTTTTGGACCGGGGCTGCGGGCTGGCTGTATGTGATTTCAGCGGCGATTCTCGGCGGGATCTACATCGGCATGAGTCTGTGGGGTTTTCGAACGTCCGACCCGATGAAATGGGCTAATGGGATGTTTCGTTATTCGTTGATCTATCTCATGGCCATCTGCGCAGCGGCCATCGTTGGCGTGGAATAA